A window of Nocardiopsis sp. Huas11 genomic DNA:
GTCGTACCAGTCCGTGGGCAGGTGGACGAAGTAGGTGCCCGAACGGAAGAGCCGGTACCCGGGTTCGGGGAGCGGTTCTCCGTCACAGGCCGTGGCCAGGCCGGTCAGTAGCAGTGCCGCTGTGGCTGCGGCCAGGGGGCGAAGCAGCATGGGGGAGGCCTTTCACCGATGTGAGGGGAATCACTCACCCTACTCCTCGGGGGCCTGACCAGCGAGGGTGATGCGTCCTTCGCCCGCTGTGACCGCTTTGCCTGCTTCGCCCGCTGCGCCCCGCCGCGGGCCGGATGCGGCGGGCGGCGGGGCGCGGGGGAGCCGGCCGGCCGGGTCAGAACGCGGTCAGCGTGACATGGAGCGCCGACGGGTCGTGGTCCTGTACGTAGGACGCGAAGTCACCGACGTCGTCGAAGGCGAACCCGTACGCCCTGCCGTCCACGGTGTGCTCGTGGAAGACGCCGGCGTAGCGGTTGGAGATGTCCGACGCGTAGAACTCGGCGGGGTCCGAGGCCGGCTGGTCGGCGTGCGAGAGCAGGGTGCCGCGGTTGAACGCGGCGCCCACGATGGCCGCGACCGGGCCGGTGATCCCGTCGTTCGGGGCGTCCAGGGCGCCGTCGCAGAAGAGGATGTCCCTGGTCGAGGGCCTGTCGATGGGGCTCACCCCGCCGTCGAACACCAGTCGCCCGTCCTGCACCCGCCCGGTGAAGGTGCCCGCGTTGGTGGTGACCCGCAGGTCGTTGGCGGCGTAGTGGGACCACACGCGGTCCACGTACGGGTCGAAGTAGTCGGCGGGGAAGAGTCCCGAGTCCAGGGCGTGGCCCGGGGCGATGATGCGCAGGTCGTCGTGGACCAGAACCCCGAAGTCGGGATCGGCGGCGAGCGTGTCGAAGACGGCCCGGCGTCCGCCGGGCCGGAACGTGCCCGTGGTCTGGTCCTCGGCGCCCGTGAGGCGGATCCCGATCGGGACGCTGAACTGGTCGACCATGCTGGTGTTGCAGAACATCCCGTCCTCGTTGTGGGTGAACTCCACGGTGTCGTGCAGGATGTCGAAGCCGTGGTCGTCCTCCACCCAGCCCGCGGGGAGCTGGAGGGCCGGGTTCCCGTCGCCGTCGGCGACGATGCGGATCCCGAGCTTGCCGCCGAGCGCGAAGTAGATCCGCCCGGACATGTAGGGCAGGGTCAGGCCGCCGGAGAGCTCCGACAGCGGGAGGGAGTAGTCGGTGTACCCGTCGTCGGTGTTGTCGGCCTCGCTCACGGGGATCGCGGTGCCCGCGGCGTCGACGTGGATGTGCCGGTCGGTGGTGAGGTCGGTGCCCACGACGTAGACGAGGATCTCGTCGTCGGTGAAGCGCCCGGACTCGTTGGTGAAGCCCACGGGGAGCGCCCCGGGGTTGGCCGCGCCGGAGGAGGACGAGGACGAGGCGGCCAGGTCCGCCCGGGGAGCGGCGCAGCCGGCGGCGCCGAGGAGCGGGACGGTCGCGGCGAGCGAGGCGCCGCCGAGGAAGAGCCTGCGGTCGATCATGGTCGGTCTCCTTGGAGAGCGGGGAAGAGACTGGAAACTAAGTGACCATTTAGTTACGGGTCGCGTCAACCGGTGCAACGCGAGTGAATTTGCGGGGCTGGTGTTTCCGGTGGCGACGGAATTGTCGTGTGACCCATATCACTGGACCGCGTCGCTAGGGTGGTCCGGACGGCTCGGGGTACGGCGACGGGAGACCTCCTTGACCGACATCGACCTCAGCGCGTACGCCTCGGACGG
This region includes:
- a CDS encoding beta-1,3-glucanase family protein, giving the protein MIDRRLFLGGASLAATVPLLGAAGCAAPRADLAASSSSSSGAANPGALPVGFTNESGRFTDDEILVYVVGTDLTTDRHIHVDAAGTAIPVSEADNTDDGYTDYSLPLSELSGGLTLPYMSGRIYFALGGKLGIRIVADGDGNPALQLPAGWVEDDHGFDILHDTVEFTHNEDGMFCNTSMVDQFSVPIGIRLTGAEDQTTGTFRPGGRRAVFDTLAADPDFGVLVHDDLRIIAPGHALDSGLFPADYFDPYVDRVWSHYAANDLRVTTNAGTFTGRVQDGRLVFDGGVSPIDRPSTRDILFCDGALDAPNDGITGPVAAIVGAAFNRGTLLSHADQPASDPAEFYASDISNRYAGVFHEHTVDGRAYGFAFDDVGDFASYVQDHDPSALHVTLTAF